The Shewanella mangrovisoli genome has a window encoding:
- a CDS encoding glycosyltransferase: MKKIAIFCHNFFSNGTVKIALSQAEVLQEAGQDVHLFVFHKEGDFMPPENVTIHYLYEAGQKPSLQEQRQRLQAKVAEAEQSGKFSLFLSNSTDCDVVVSGCDFDPCYYFCHCALKQELLMELKRGPVHFWRRWKKAKALIGKKIITVSNGIADELSATSWLKPQSVQTIYNPFRLEEIRKKTQEEIAEIPSEPYMIHVGRVTRQKRHDILFKALRDMPTAPKLVLLCNRPKKARKLAKKYGVEHRIITPGFQHNPYAWIAKAELMLLSSDFEGLPTVVIESLACGTPVVSTDCPHGPNEILTGHLAQYLVPVRQPALLAQKALECLASPPALDNLEILKAVDSQYIAAQYINLAK; the protein is encoded by the coding sequence ATGAAAAAAATCGCCATTTTTTGCCATAACTTTTTCTCTAACGGCACAGTCAAAATCGCCTTATCCCAGGCAGAAGTGCTGCAGGAAGCCGGGCAAGATGTTCACCTCTTTGTGTTCCATAAAGAGGGGGATTTTATGCCGCCAGAAAATGTGACGATTCATTACCTATATGAAGCAGGTCAAAAGCCAAGTCTACAGGAGCAAAGACAACGCCTGCAGGCCAAGGTGGCCGAAGCGGAACAATCGGGTAAGTTCTCGCTATTCTTAAGTAACTCGACCGACTGCGATGTCGTTGTTTCCGGCTGCGATTTCGATCCCTGCTATTACTTTTGCCACTGCGCCCTTAAGCAAGAACTCTTGATGGAATTAAAGCGTGGTCCAGTGCATTTCTGGCGGCGCTGGAAAAAGGCCAAGGCACTGATTGGCAAAAAGATCATTACAGTTTCCAATGGCATCGCCGATGAGCTCAGTGCCACTTCTTGGCTGAAGCCACAAAGCGTTCAGACCATCTATAATCCCTTTAGATTGGAGGAAATCCGCAAGAAGACTCAGGAAGAAATTGCCGAGATCCCAAGTGAGCCTTATATGATCCATGTCGGCCGTGTGACACGGCAAAAACGCCACGATATTTTGTTTAAGGCACTTAGGGATATGCCAACGGCCCCTAAACTTGTCCTGCTGTGCAACCGCCCCAAAAAGGCACGCAAACTCGCTAAGAAATACGGTGTCGAACACAGAATCATCACGCCTGGGTTCCAACACAATCCCTACGCTTGGATTGCCAAAGCCGAGTTGATGTTACTCAGCTCAGATTTTGAAGGCCTACCGACCGTGGTGATTGAGTCTTTAGCCTGTGGCACACCTGTCGTCAGTACAGATTGCCCACACGGGCCCAATGAAATTCTCACAGGGCATTTAGCACAATATCTCGTCCCCGTTCGCCAACCCGCGCTGTTGGCACAAAAGGCACTGGAGTGTCTGGCCTCACCGCCCGCTTTAGACAATCTAGAAATATTAAAGGCCGTAGACAGCCAATATATTGCCGCTCAATATATTAACTTAGCGAAATAA